ACGGGCTGGGCGGGGTGGAGGTGGCGCAGGTGACGCTGTTCGTCGTCACCACCTTCATGCTCGGGCTGGCCACGGTGATGCCGGTGGTCATGCTGATCGACCCAACGGCGCTGAAGGCCCTGCACGTCCCGCCGGGAAGCGCCGTCCTGCTCGGGCTGGCGGCTCTGGCGATCCTGGCGGCCTACGCGGTGGGCGGCTTCTGGCTGCGCCGGCCGCTGCGGGTCTTCGGGCACGCCATCGCCTTCCCCCGCCCGTCCATCGCGCTGCGGCAACTCCTGCTCGGGCTGTGCGACCTGTCGCTGGCCGCCCTGGTGCTCTATCTCTGCCTGCCGCCGAGCGACGCGGTGAGCTACGCCGACGTGCTGGTGGCCTTCGGGCTGGCGCTGGTCGCCGGCATCATCAGCCATGTGCCGGGCGGGCTGGGCGTGTTCGACGCCATCGTCCTGGTCAGCCTGACCCCGGCCATGCCCGGCAACGACGTGATGGCGGGTCTGCTGGTCTTCCGGCTGATCTATTACCTGGCGCCGCTGGTCATCGCCGGGCTGATGTTCGGCGGGTTGGAGGCCTTCCAGGCCCGGCGCCGCATCGGCGGCCTGTCGCGGGGCATCTCCGCCGCCGTCAGCCCGGCGGTGCCGCTGGTGCTGGCCGCCTGCATCTTCATCACCGGAGCCTTCCTGCTGTTCTCCCGCGCCACGCCGGAGGAGACGCTGCCCGCCCCCTTCGACGCCACGGCGCTGCCGCTGGTGGAGATGTCGCACTTCACCGGCAGCGTCGCCGGGGTGCTGCTGATCCTGCTCGCCCACGCGGTGCAGCGGCGGCTGCACGCCGCCTGGGTGCTGTCGCTGGTGTTGCTGGCCACCGGCTGCGCTTCGGCCCTGCTGAAGGGCGGCGACTGGCCGGAGGCCATCGTGCCGGGGCTGATCTTCCTGGCCCTGCTGCCGGCCCGCAAGGAGTTCCACCGCCGCGGCAACATCCTGCGCAACCCCCTGACGCCGAGCTGGTTCATCGCGACCGGCGTGGCGCTGGCCAGCGCCTTCTGGCTCGGCCTGTTCTCCTACAAGCACATCGCCTTCAGCGACGAGTTGTGGTGGCACTTCACGCTGCACGGCGACGCCTCCCGCTTCCTGCGGGCGTCGGTGGCGGTCGGGGTGATCGCGCTCGGCGCCGCCCTGGTCCATCTGGTGTCGGCGGCCAGCCGCGACCCGCAGGAGCGGGAGGAGAAGCCCCCCGGCCCCCTCACCGCCGCCAGAAGGACGGACTGAGCACCACAAGGATGGTGAAGAACTCCAGCCGCCCCAGCAGCATGCCGGCGGCCAGCGCCCATTTCGCCCCGTCCGGCAGCGTGGCGAAATTCCCGGAGGGTCCGATGGTGGGGCCGAGGCCGGGCCCGACGTTGCTGACCGCCGTTGCCGCCCCCGACAGCGCGGACACCACGTCCACCCCGAGGAAGGCCAGGACGAAGGCCAGCACGAACACCGACATCAGGTAGACGAAGCCGAAGCCCATCACCGAGATCATCACGTCGGCGCTGACCGGCTTGCCGTTGTAGTTGAGCGGGATCACCAGGTTGGGGCTGTAGAGGCGGCGCTGCAGCGCGCGCAGCACGATGAACAGGATCTCGAACCGGAAGATCTTCAGCCCGCCCGAGGTCGATCCGGTGCAGCCGCCGACGAAGGTCAGGATGAAGAAGACCACCGACGCCAACGGCCCCCACCGCTCATAGTCGATGGAGGCATAACCCGTGGTGGTGACCACCGAGACGACGTTGAAGGTGGTCACCCGGATGGCGTCGTCCCACGGCATGCCCCGCGTCAGCGTCAGCCAGACCGACATGCCGAAGGACACCGCCGCGAGGAAGCCGAGATACCAGCGGATCTGCGTGTCCGCCCAGAAGCTGGCCGCCCGCCCCTGGGCAAGGCTGATGAAACGCACGAAGGGCATGCCGCCCAGCACCATGAAGACCACCAGGACCCACTCGATGGCCGGGCTGTTCCAACTGGCGATGGACGCGTCGCGGGTGGAGAAGCCGCCGGTGGACACCGCGGTCATCGCGTGGTTGACGGCGTCGAACCAGGACATCCCGGCATAGGCGAGCATCGCCGTGCACACCGCGGTCAGGCACAGGTAGATCCAGCCGACCGCGATGGCGAGGTCGCTGGCCCGCGGCGTCACCTTGTCCGACCGGTCGGAGGACTCCGAGCGGAAGAGCTGCATGCCGCCGACCTGCAGGAAGGGCAGAATGGCGATGGCCATGCCGATGATGCCGATGCCGCCCAGCCATTGCAGCAGCGACCGCCACAGCAGCAGCCCCGGCGCCAACCCGTCCAGACCGGAGATCACCGTGGCCCCGGTGGCGGTCAGCGACGACATCGCCTCGAAATAGGCGTCGGCCGCCGACAGGTCGATCTGCGACACCATGAAGGGCACGGCGGCGAAGGCGCAGATGACCACCCAGGACAGGGCGGTCAGCAGGAAGGCCTGCCGGACGTTCAGCGCGATCCGGTCCATGCGGTTGGCCAGCATGAACTGGACGCCGAAGAACAACGTCAGCGCGCATGCGATGGCGAAGACCATCCAGTCCGGGTTGCCGGCCGCCAGATCGACGGTCATCGGAAGCAGCATGGCGACGGCGAGGACGCTGAGAAGCGCGCCGATGATGAAGAAGACGGGGCGGGTGTCGAAACCAGTCATGCACAGGCCATAGCCGATCGGAATTGCGGCCCAACTTGTCATGATTGCGCCGGTTCGGCATTCCCGAACCGAGCCGCCCGGCGATTTTTCCTTCGGGTTACCCCAAAGAGCCGGATTGAGCCGGGCCGGGCCGGACAATTCGCCCAGTGAGCACCGCAATAATCCGAAAGATGTCTGGAATCGGGCCGGATGCGCACCCGCAAAGAGGGGCGTGGGGCTGGACGGCGGGAGACATCCTGTGCACACTCCGTCCCGACGTACGGCTCAAATCGTCGAGCCTTCCCGGATGAACGGGACCCGCGGGGAACTGGAACAGACAATGGACTGGCGGCGTGCTTTCGGACGATGCCCTTATCTTTCTTCAGCATTCGATCAAGACGGTATGGACTCTGGAAATCCTTCTGATTTTGCGGCGTGATCAAAACCGGACATGGAGTTCGGAGGAAATCATTCGCGAATCGCGCAGCAGCACGCTCATCCTCCAGGAAGTCTTGGCGAATCTTCATCAGGCCGGTCTGATCGATGCGGATGGTAGCCATCCCATCCGCTACCGCAGCGCGACGCCGGACCTGGAGCGTCTTGTCGAAGAGATCGCCTCCGCGCAGGCGCGGCGTCCGGCGGCGGTCACCAAGGCGCTGCTCTCCGTGTCGTCGGACAAGGTCCAGAATTTCGCCGACGCGTTCCGCGTCGGAAAAAGGACATGAGGAATCGGCCATAATTCGCCCCGGATCCGGGCCGGATTTTGCTAAACTCCCGCTCGAATCAACGGCAATTGCCCCGTCGCCCCATCCGGAAGGGGGCGGGCGGCTGCGACTGCCTTGAGCCGCCGACCGAATGGCTTCGATGTCCTGTGGAGTTTCCATTATGCCGTTTCACCGACCGGCCTTTGGGCGACCGGCCCTGGGGCTGTCCCTTGCCGCCCTTGCCCTGGCCGGAACCCTGACGGGCCCGGCCCAGGCCGCCACCACGGACCGCAACCCCGCTCCCGCAGCCCAGACCGCGACCGGCACCGCTCCTGGCACCGCCCCGGCCGCCGCGCCCACCGGCGCCGCCGAGACGGCCCCCGCCGCGAAGGTCACGGGCTTCCGCTCCGCGCGCTTCGGCATGACGGGGGACGAGGTCGCGAAGGCCATCACCAAGGATTTCAAGATCGAGGGCAAGGACATCCGCCGCGAGACCAACGCGACGGAGCGGACCACCAGCCTGATCGTGAAGGTCGACGACCTGCAGACCGGCGCCGGCCCGGCGGTCGTCGCCTACATCCTCGGCCATTCGACGCAGAAGCTGTTCCAGGTGAACATCCTGTGGGGCGGCGCGGTGAATCCGAAGGTCGACCCCAACGCCCTGGTCGGCGCGGCCAACGCGCTGCGCAACTATTTCGTGGCGCAGGGCTACCGGCAGGAGGGTATGCTGCTCAACGCGCCGGTCGGCGACGGGTCGCAGGTGGTGGTCTTCCGCGGCACCGACAGCCAGGGGCGCATGAGCCTGCTGACCCTCGCGGTCCCGCCGAAGCCGTCGGACGACACCCCCGCCCTG
This DNA window, taken from Azospirillum formosense, encodes the following:
- a CDS encoding lysylphosphatidylglycerol synthase domain-containing protein; translation: MAHTESPPTRTQRLLRYGTGVLILALLAGALVILNRWLEQYSVADIRQALDRITGAQLLAASAAAAVSYWLLTLYDLLALRHLRRPLPYRWVAFTAFTSYAFSHSLGFASIIGATVRYRLYAPHGLGGVEVAQVTLFVVTTFMLGLATVMPVVMLIDPTALKALHVPPGSAVLLGLAALAILAAYAVGGFWLRRPLRVFGHAIAFPRPSIALRQLLLGLCDLSLAALVLYLCLPPSDAVSYADVLVAFGLALVAGIISHVPGGLGVFDAIVLVSLTPAMPGNDVMAGLLVFRLIYYLAPLVIAGLMFGGLEAFQARRRIGGLSRGISAAVSPAVPLVLAACIFITGAFLLFSRATPEETLPAPFDATALPLVEMSHFTGSVAGVLLILLAHAVQRRLHAAWVLSLVLLATGCASALLKGGDWPEAIVPGLIFLALLPARKEFHRRGNILRNPLTPSWFIATGVALASAFWLGLFSYKHIAFSDELWWHFTLHGDASRFLRASVAVGVIALGAALVHLVSAASRDPQEREEKPPGPLTAARRTD
- a CDS encoding TrkH family potassium uptake protein, with translation MTGFDTRPVFFIIGALLSVLAVAMLLPMTVDLAAGNPDWMVFAIACALTLFFGVQFMLANRMDRIALNVRQAFLLTALSWVVICAFAAVPFMVSQIDLSAADAYFEAMSSLTATGATVISGLDGLAPGLLLWRSLLQWLGGIGIIGMAIAILPFLQVGGMQLFRSESSDRSDKVTPRASDLAIAVGWIYLCLTAVCTAMLAYAGMSWFDAVNHAMTAVSTGGFSTRDASIASWNSPAIEWVLVVFMVLGGMPFVRFISLAQGRAASFWADTQIRWYLGFLAAVSFGMSVWLTLTRGMPWDDAIRVTTFNVVSVVTTTGYASIDYERWGPLASVVFFILTFVGGCTGSTSGGLKIFRFEILFIVLRALQRRLYSPNLVIPLNYNGKPVSADVMISVMGFGFVYLMSVFVLAFVLAFLGVDVVSALSGAATAVSNVGPGLGPTIGPSGNFATLPDGAKWALAAGMLLGRLEFFTILVVLSPSFWRR